From Cervus canadensis isolate Bull #8, Minnesota chromosome 28, ASM1932006v1, whole genome shotgun sequence, one genomic window encodes:
- the SRSF3 gene encoding serine/arginine-rich splicing factor 3, which produces MHRDSCPLDCKVYVGNLGNNGNKTELERAFGYYGPLRSVWVARNPPGFAFVEFEDPRDAADAVRELDGRTLCGCRVRVELSNGEKRSRNRGPPPSWGRRPRDDYRRRSPPPRRRSPRRRSFSRSRSRSLSRDRRRERSLSRERNHKPSRSFSRSRSRSRSNERK; this is translated from the exons aTGCATCGTGATTCCTGTCCATTGGACTGTAAAGTTTATGTAGGTAATCTTGGAAACAATGGTAACAAGACTGAATTGGAACGAGCTTTTGGCTATTATGGACCACTCCGAAGTGTGTGGGTTGCTAGAAACCCTCCCGGCTTTGCTTTTGTTGAATTTGAAGATCCCCGAGATGCAGCTGATGCTGTTCGAGAGCTAGATGGGAG AACACTGTGTGGCTGCCGAGTAAGAGTGGAACTATCGAATGGTGAAAAGAGAAGTCGTAATCGTGGCCCACCTCCTTCTTGGGGTCGTCGCCCTCGAGATGATTATCGGAGGAGGAGTCCTCCACCTCGACGCAG ATCTCCAAGACGGAGAAGCTTCTCCCGCAGCCGGAGCAG GTCCCTTTCTAGAGATAGGAGAAGAGAGAGATCACTGTCCCGGGAGAGAAATCACAAGCCGTCCCGATCTTTCTCTAGGTCTCGTAG CCGATCTAGgtcaaatgaaaggaaatag
- the LOC122429871 gene encoding 40S ribosomal protein S4, X isoform-like: MARGPKKHLKRVAAPKHWMLDKLTGVFAPRPSTGPHKLRECLPLIIFLRNRLKYALTGDEVKKICMQRFIKIDGKVRTDVTYPAGFMDVISIDKIGENFRLIYDTKGRFAVHRITPEEAKYKLCKVRKIFVGTKGIPHLVTHDARTIRYPDPLIKVNDTIQIDLETGKITDFIKFDTGNLCMVTGGANLGRIGVITNRERHPGSFDVVHVKDANGNSFATRLSNIFVIGKGNKPWISLPRGKGIRLTIAEERDKRLAAKQSSG; encoded by the coding sequence ATGGCTCGGGGTCCCAAGAAGCACCTGAAGCGCGTAGCAGCTCCAAAGCACTGGATGCTGGATAAGCTGACCGGCGTGTTTGCACCTCGTCCATCTACCGGTCCCCACAAGCTGAGGGAATGTCTCCCTCTAATCATTTTCCTGAGAAACAGACTTAAGTATGCCCTAACAGGAGATGAAGTGAAGAAGATTTGCATGCAGCGTTTCATTAAGATTGATGGCAAAGTCCGCACCGATGTAACCTACCCTGCTGGTTTTATGGATGTCATCAGCATTGATAAGATTGGAGAGAATTTTCGTTTGATCTATGACACCAAGGGTCGCTTTGCTGTTCATCGTATTACACCTGAGGAGGCCAAGTATAAGTTGTGCAAAGTCAGAAAGATCTTTGTGGGAACAAAAGGAATCCCTCATCTGGTGACCCACGATGCTCGTACCATCCGTTATCCTGATCCCCTCATCAAGGTGAATGACACCATTCAAATTGATCTGGAAACCGGCAAGATTACTGATTTCATCAAGTTCGACACTGGTAACCTGTGCATGGTGACTGGTGGTGCTAACCTGGGAAGAATTGGCGTGATCACCAACCGGGAGAGACACCCAGGTTCCTTTGATGTAGTTCATGTGAAAGATGCCAATGGCAACAGCTTTGCCACTCGGCTCTCCAACATCTTCGTTATTGGCAAAGGCAACAAGCCATGGATCTCTCTTCCCCGTGGAAAGGGTATTCGCCTTACCATTGCTGAGGAGAGAGACAAGAGGCTGGCAGCCAAACAGAGCAGTGGATAA